One genomic region from Maledivibacter sp. encodes:
- a CDS encoding aspartyl-phosphate phosphatase Spo0E family protein, producing the protein MKKSKNNQRYIKERMEALRLALNKIYVERGNTTEVVKISQELDDYIIIEQKKKLGE; encoded by the coding sequence GTGAAAAAATCAAAGAATAATCAAAGATATATAAAGGAGAGAATGGAAGCCCTAAGATTAGCCTTAAACAAAATATATGTTGAACGAGGTAATACTACAGAGGTAGTAAAAATAAGTCAAGAACTTGATGATTATATTATAATAGAGCAAAAAAAGAAATTAGGGGAGTAA
- a CDS encoding transposase, producing the protein MARKAREKSESGIYHIMLRGINRQNIFEDDEDKERFIERIKYYKTISEYKVYGYCLMDNHVHLLIKEEKESISNAIKRISSSYVHWYNNKYERCGHLFQERYKSEVVENDEYFLTVLRYIHQNPIKAGKIENIVDYKWSSYKEYIGQGTIIDTDFALRMLSEDRKKSIEEFEKYSKEKNNDECLEYKEKKRKTDNEVRENLRKMGIKNISELQKLEKDKRNEIIRKIKGQEGVTIRQISRITGISKSVIHKISNILGR; encoded by the coding sequence ATGGCAAGGAAGGCTAGAGAAAAAAGTGAAAGCGGAATATACCATATAATGCTTAGGGGAATAAACAGACAGAATATATTTGAAGATGATGAAGACAAAGAAAGATTTATTGAAAGAATAAAATACTATAAAACTATAAGTGAGTATAAAGTCTATGGATATTGTTTAATGGATAACCATGTACATTTGCTAATAAAAGAAGAAAAAGAATCGATATCAAATGCAATCAAAAGAATTAGTAGCAGTTATGTACATTGGTATAATAACAAGTATGAGAGATGTGGTCATTTATTTCAGGAGCGATATAAAAGTGAAGTTGTTGAAAATGATGAGTATTTTTTAACAGTTCTTAGATACATTCATCAAAATCCAATAAAAGCTGGAAAAATTGAAAATATAGTGGATTATAAATGGAGCAGTTATAAAGAATATATAGGACAAGGAACAATAATAGATACAGATTTTGCATTGAGAATGCTTTCAGAAGATAGAAAGAAATCCATAGAGGAGTTTGAGAAATACTCAAAAGAAAAGAATAATGATGAGTGTTTAGAATATAAAGAAAAAAAGAGAAAAACGGATAATGAAGTAAGAGAAAACCTTAGAAAAATGGGAATTAAGAATATAAGCGAATTACAAAAACTTGAAAAAGATAAAAGAAATGAGATCATAAGAAAAATAAAGGGACAAGAAGGGGTTACTATAAGGCAAATATCTAGGATAACAGGAATATCTAAAAGTGTCATCCATAAGATTAGCAACATATTAGGACGATGA